The Caulobacter sp. 73W region CCAGCCAAAGCCGTTCCTTTTGGCTCAAGCATCTGCACAACTGGCACTGGATCAGTTCGGCCATTTGCCTGGTCGGCATGATTCTGTTCGCGGCCACGGGCATCACCCTGAATCACGCCGCTCTGATCGAGGCCAAGCCGAAGGTTACCGTCAAGGAAGCGGTGCTGCCGGACGACATGATCGCCGCGCTGGCGGTCAATGCGCCCGCCGAGAAAGGTCCGCTGCAGGCGCCTGTCGCCAAGTGGATCGGCAAGACCATGAAGGTCGACGTGACGGGACGCGAAGGCGAATGGTCGGAGGACGAGGTCTATGTCGCCCTGGCCCGCCCCGGAGGAGACGCCTGGATCAGCGTCGACCGGGTCACCGGCGACATCTCCTATGAGAAGACCACGCGCGGCGTGGTCAGCTACCTGAACGACCTGCACAAGGGCCGCAACACCGGCCCGGCGTGGATGTGGTTCCTCGACGTCTTCGCGGTCGCCTGCCTCGTCTTCTGCATCACCGGTCTTTGCCTGCTGCAGATGCACGCCGGGGCGCGGCCCAGCACCTGGCCGATGGTGGGACTTGGGATCGTCATCCCCCTGCTCCTCGTCATCCTGTTCATTCATTCCTGACGGAGTACTCGCCCATGCGGAAAGCCCTGCCCGCCCTGGCTCTTGGGAGCCTCGCCGCCACTCCGGCCCTGGCGGCCGACCTGAACGTGACGGTGGAGATCCCCCGCCTGTCGGTGGCCGAGTATCACCGCCCTTACGTCGCGATCTGGCTGGAGCGCCCCGACCAGACCGCCGTCGGCACCTTCGCGGTCTGGTACGACACCAAGCTGAAGAACAACGAAGGCGAAAAGTGGCTGAAGGATATCCGCCAATGGTGGCGTCGAGCTGGCCGTGAAATGAGCTTCCCGGTCGATGGCGTCACCACCCCGACCCGCGCGCCCGGCCGCCACACCATCAACTTCAATAGCGCCAAGGGGCCTCTGAAGGGCCTTCCGGCCGGCGAGTACATGCTGGTCGTGGAAGCCGCCCGTGAAGTCGGCGGCCGCGAACTGGTCAAGGTTCCGGTCCAGTGGCCGCCCAAGGCCGCCAAGACCACCAGCGCCAAGGGCGCGACCGAGCTGGGCGCCGTCACCGTCGTCGCCAAACCCTAAGGGAGCCGAGACCATGAAGAACACCCTGCGCCTGGCGCTGACCGCCGCGATCATCGCCGCCGCCCCGATGGCGGCCCACGCTCACCGCATGTGGATGCTGCCGTCGGCCACCGTGCTGTCGGGCAATGACCCGTGGCTCACCGTGGACGCGGCCGTGTCCAACGACCTGTTCTACTTCGAGCACCAGCCGATGCGCCTGGACGGTGTAAAGGCCTTCGCGCCGGACGGCACTGAAGCCAAGATCGAGAACGCCTCGACCGGCCGCTATCGCTCGACCTTCGACGTCCATCTGACCCAGAACGGCACCTACAAGGTGACCACCGGCGGCGACATGCTGAGCGGCTCCTACAAGGTCGGTACGGAAACCAAGCGCTGGCGCGGCGTGCAGCCGGAAATCCCGGCCGGCGCGACGGATGTGAAGGTCAGCCAGAACCAGCGCCGCCTGGAAATCTTCGTGACCAAGGGCGCGCCGACCACCACCGTCCTGGCTCCGACGGGCAAGGGCCTGGAACTGGTTCCGGTCACCCACCCTAACGACCTGTTCGCGGGCGAGGAAGCCACCTTCAAGCTGCTGCTGGACGGCAAGCCGGCCGGCGACGTGGAAGTCGAAGTGGTCCCGGGCGGCATCCGCTATCGCGACAACCTCAACGACTTCAAGGTGAAGACGACCGCCGACGGCTCGTTCAAGGTGAAGTGGCCCGAAGCCGGCATGTACTGGCTGGAGGCCGGTGTTCGCGGCGGCGCGGCCTCCGTGCCGAACGCCGAACGCTCGGCGACCTACATCACCGT contains the following coding sequences:
- a CDS encoding PepSY-associated TM helix domain-containing protein, with the translated sequence MSQAKTSSQSRSFWLKHLHNWHWISSAICLVGMILFAATGITLNHAALIEAKPKVTVKEAVLPDDMIAALAVNAPAEKGPLQAPVAKWIGKTMKVDVTGREGEWSEDEVYVALARPGGDAWISVDRVTGDISYEKTTRGVVSYLNDLHKGRNTGPAWMWFLDVFAVACLVFCITGLCLLQMHAGARPSTWPMVGLGIVIPLLLVILFIHS
- a CDS encoding DUF2271 domain-containing protein; this translates as MRKALPALALGSLAATPALAADLNVTVEIPRLSVAEYHRPYVAIWLERPDQTAVGTFAVWYDTKLKNNEGEKWLKDIRQWWRRAGREMSFPVDGVTTPTRAPGRHTINFNSAKGPLKGLPAGEYMLVVEAAREVGGRELVKVPVQWPPKAAKTTSAKGATELGAVTVVAKP
- a CDS encoding DUF4198 domain-containing protein, whose amino-acid sequence is MKNTLRLALTAAIIAAAPMAAHAHRMWMLPSATVLSGNDPWLTVDAAVSNDLFYFEHQPMRLDGVKAFAPDGTEAKIENASTGRYRSTFDVHLTQNGTYKVTTGGDMLSGSYKVGTETKRWRGVQPEIPAGATDVKVSQNQRRLEIFVTKGAPTTTVLAPTGKGLELVPVTHPNDLFAGEEATFKLLLDGKPAGDVEVEVVPGGIRYRDNLNDFKVKTTADGSFKVKWPEAGMYWLEAGVRGGAASVPNAERSATYITVLEVLKP